In Malaclemys terrapin pileata isolate rMalTer1 chromosome 11, rMalTer1.hap1, whole genome shotgun sequence, a single genomic region encodes these proteins:
- the LOC128845399 gene encoding anterior gradient protein 3-like isoform X1: MHSFQLLCSLLLCNALVVAAQRKLQKVPEQEEQEEEENITRIRMPQTLSRGWGDEIEWVQTYEEALTRSRNSKKPLMVIHHLEECPYSQALKKAFVSSPEIQKMAQEDFIMLNLVHSSTDDNMAPDGHYVPRILFVDPSMTVRADLTGKYKNRMYAYEPEDISNLIENMRRAKTLLHTEL; the protein is encoded by the exons ATGCACTCCTTTCAGTTACTGTGTTCTCTCCTCCTCTGCAATGCCCTGGTGGTAGCTGCCCAGAGAAAACTACAAAAGGTCCCTgagcaggaggagcaggaggaggaggagaacatcacaCGGATAAGGATGCCTCAAACTCTCTCCCGAG GATGGGGTGATGAAATTGAATGGGTTCAGACATATGAAGAAGCTTTAACTAGATCAAGAAACAG CAAGAAACCTCTGATGGTTATCCACCACTTAGAAGAATGCCCTTATAGCCAAG ctttaAAGAAAGCTTTTGTTTCCAGCCCAGAGATCCAAAAGATGGCTCAAGAGGATTTTATTATGCTTAATCTGGTG CATTCGAGCACAGATGACAACATGGCCCCTGATGGCCACTATGTCCCTAGGATCCTCTTTGTTG ATCCCTCTATGACAGTTCGAGCCGATCTGACAGGAAAGTATAAGAACAGAATGTATGCATATGAACCAGAAGATATTTCAAACT